A region from the Halogeometricum sp. S3BR5-2 genome encodes:
- a CDS encoding DUF7568 family protein gives MPRITNWTRESRTPSLAYRNTETGARAVLHRAPDSDRYKWRAAILVDGYPVWSRGFETKQAKVFRDALRDRPLSELTCPECPNDDVLVGEKAADGANVQRWFDCPDCGYEARSKIVYGAER, from the coding sequence ATGCCCCGGATCACCAACTGGACACGAGAGAGCCGCACCCCGTCGCTCGCGTATCGAAACACCGAGACTGGAGCCCGAGCCGTTCTCCACCGTGCACCGGACTCTGACCGGTACAAGTGGCGGGCAGCAATCCTCGTCGACGGCTATCCGGTCTGGTCACGTGGCTTCGAGACGAAGCAGGCGAAAGTCTTTCGGGACGCTCTCCGAGACAGACCACTCTCTGAGCTGACCTGCCCTGAGTGCCCGAACGACGACGTTCTCGTCGGTGAGAAGGCAGCTGACGGGGCGAACGTACAGCGCTGGTTCGACTGCCCCGATTGTGGCTACGAAGCTCGCTCGAAGATCGTCTACGGCGCTGAACGCTGA
- a CDS encoding DUF7567 family protein has product MSLEVLNRHSEALFEFLWCPVCGHEVFSHIPFEGVFCKHCNTQVELQESQEDRGYEEAVLACFDTDTTWNLHVDEKLRRDLPDGSARVKIFGAPGAYTVDWWSPEPSDDWEPVKRGEFDDLEEPDEVAHLA; this is encoded by the coding sequence ATGAGCCTCGAAGTACTCAACCGTCACAGTGAGGCACTGTTCGAGTTCCTCTGGTGTCCCGTCTGCGGACACGAGGTGTTCAGCCACATCCCCTTCGAGGGCGTGTTCTGCAAGCACTGTAACACACAGGTGGAACTCCAAGAGTCGCAAGAAGATCGTGGCTACGAGGAAGCTGTCCTCGCCTGCTTCGATACCGACACGACCTGGAATCTCCACGTCGACGAGAAACTGCGCCGCGACCTGCCTGATGGGTCGGCGAGGGTGAAAATTTTCGGCGCACCGGGTGCCTACACAGTCGATTGGTGGAGTCCCGAACCCAGCGATGACTGGGAGCCGGTCAAGCGCGGTGAGTTCGACGACCTCGAGGAACCTGACGAGGTGGCGCACCTCGCATAG
- a CDS encoding Zn-dependent oxidoreductase produces the protein MSQNDSSREVACTLTEEQERERSKEARSRLITTYLGFEESEDGVTIRFDGTDEALIAAAQFISAELQCCAFAEYELAVTPPYEETVLTITGPDGTRQLFRDGLVDRLEAETA, from the coding sequence ATGAGTCAAAACGACTCGTCACGAGAGGTTGCATGTACGCTCACTGAAGAACAGGAGCGAGAGCGAAGTAAGGAGGCCCGATCGCGTCTCATCACCACCTACCTCGGGTTTGAAGAGTCTGAAGACGGCGTGACGATTCGGTTCGACGGAACTGACGAGGCGCTCATCGCAGCTGCGCAGTTCATCTCGGCAGAGTTGCAGTGCTGTGCGTTCGCCGAGTACGAACTCGCAGTGACGCCACCGTACGAGGAGACGGTGTTGACCATCACCGGTCCCGACGGAACGCGACAGCTGTTCCGCGACGGACTCGTTGATCGACTGGAGGCCGAGACAGCGTAA
- a CDS encoding winged helix-turn-helix transcriptional regulator: MAETPDSSPDVPEIQNTETTCYCPLGGVMDLLSRRYAMQVICVVGAIEPARYGEIEETFGEVSSSTLSTRLDDLVEAGLLSREQYNEIPPRVEYELTEKGEELRERLDPLLEWAEEQDDGT, from the coding sequence ATGGCAGAAACACCAGACTCGTCACCTGACGTCCCAGAGATACAGAACACCGAGACTACCTGCTACTGCCCTTTGGGCGGCGTAATGGATCTGCTCAGTCGGCGGTACGCGATGCAAGTGATCTGCGTTGTCGGCGCGATCGAGCCTGCGAGATACGGCGAGATCGAGGAGACCTTCGGCGAGGTGAGCAGTTCGACGCTGTCAACTCGTCTCGACGACCTCGTCGAGGCAGGGTTGCTCTCCCGCGAACAGTACAACGAAATCCCGCCGCGCGTCGAGTACGAACTCACCGAGAAGGGTGAGGAACTCCGCGAGCGACTCGACCCGCTCCTCGAATGGGCAGAGGAACAGGATGACGGCACCTAG